ATTTCCGTCCCCGAGAAGCCCTTGGCCTCCAGAAAACGCGACAGGAGCGGATAGACGGCACCGAACGCAAAAAAGAGGCCCAAAAACAGCGCGTTGAGCCGCAGGTACGTTCCCCGCCACGAAACGGCGGCGCGCCCAACCTCCTGCGTCTTGGCCAACGACACGCCCATTCCCCTCCCCCGTTCGCCACAATCCGGCTCCTCGCCCGCGACCGAACCTTCGGGGCAGGCGTCCGCTGATACGACGAACGCACAAAAAAAGAATAAAGAAACCCGCCACCGGGTGTCCCGGTGCGGGCTTTTGGCTATGTAGTGGTGCTGGCGGAGGGACTTGAACCCACGACCTACGCATTACGAGTGCGCCGCTCTACCAACTGAGCTACGCCAGCACGGTTGCGACCGCTGTCGCCGATCACGATTTACAATTTACACGAGGTTTGCGGGAAAGTCAAGAGGAATGTTTTGGCGAAGGCAGGGGGGTGGGTTATCCTAGACAGGGAAGGGTACCGAAGGAGGCAGACGCGATGGACGGCAAACCGGCCAAACGGCACAACAAGTGGATGACGTTCACCGTGCCGGCCGACTGGGACGGCCGAACGGTGCGCACCGTCCTCAAGGAACACCTGCTTTTGTCCAATCGGATGATCAACCGCCTGACGCGGATGCGCGGCATTCGGCTCAACGGGCGGATGCCGTGGCTCGAACGCCCGGTGCGCGCCGGCGACCGGCTGGCCGTGGCCATCCGTCCCTGGGAGACACCGGACCTTACGCCGGAGCCGGTGCCCTTTGGCCTCGTCTACGAAGACGAGGACCTGCTCGTCGTCGACAAGCCGGCGGGGATCAACGTGCACCCGGTGCGCCGCCATGAGCGGGGCACCCTCGCCCACGGCATCGCCTACCACTGGCAGCAGCAGGGCGTGGAGGCCCGCGTGCGCCCGGTGCACCGCCTCGACCGCGACACCTCGGGCCTGCTTCTCGTGGCCAAACACGCCTACGCCCACCAGCTTCTCGACCGCGCCCTGCGCGAAAAGCGCATCCGCCGCGTCTACCTGGCCGTGGTGCACGGCCGCCTGGCCGAGGGCACGGGCATCATCGACGCGCCCATCGCGCGAGAGCCGGGCCATCCGCTGCGCCGCCGCGTCGACGAGCACGGCGAGCCGGCCGTCACGCGCTACCGCGTGCTTGCGCAAACCGACGACGCGTCGTTTGTCGAGGCGGAATTGGAGACGGGGCGGACGCACCAGATCCGCGTCCACTTCGCCCACCTCGGCCACCCGCTGTTCGGCGACCGGCTGTACGGCGGCGCCACCGATCGCATCGCCCGGCAGGCCCTGCACGCCGCCCGGCTGGCCTTCACCCACCCGCTGACCGGCGCGGCGATGGCCTTTTCGTCGCCCCTGCCGGAGGACCTAAAGGACCTGGTAAAAGCGCTGGGTCTCTCGGTGCCCGATGACGCCCTCGGATTGGACGCGCCGGCCAACGTTCCCGAACCCGGCGCGCCCACCTGAGCCGGCGAATCGCGCCGGCAGCAGCCCCGCAAAAACTTCTCGTTGCCTTTTGCCCCTCGCTGCGCTACGATAAGGGTGACAGCCAACCGCATACCGCACACGGGAGCTCGGGGAGCCGGGCTGAGAGGGTGACCAGGAATCCGTCACCGACCGTTTGAACCTGACCAGGGTAATGCCTGCGCAGGGACCGTGCACCGACGCACCAGGCGTTCACGCGCGGCCGCCATTCCCTGGCGGCCTTTTTTCGGGTCTTTCACCCCATTCGCAATTGCTCGTCTCTTCTCGCCCTGATCCTCTCCCTTCAGGCCCCCGCCTCCGTGTGGACGTGCGGCGCTGTCAAACCCTACCGCAAAGGAGGATGCGCCATGTCCACACGCAAGCTGAACCTCTCCATCGCCTCCTACGCAAACTTCTTCCCAAACAGCCGAAAGGTGTACGTGCAGGGCTCGCGCCCCGACATCCGCGTGCCGATGCGCGAAATCACCCTCAGCCCCACAAAAGGGCTGGGCGGCGAGGAGGAGAACCCGCCCCTGCGCGTCTACGACACGAGCGGGCCGTACACCGACCCCAGCTACACCGTCGACCTGGAAAAGGGCCTGCCCAAGCTGCGGCGCAACTGGATCCTTGAGCGCGGCGACGTGGAGGAGATCGTCGGCCACAAGGGGCGGCGCGTCCTCCGCGCCAAAGCCGGATGCGCGGTCACGCAGATGGCCTACGCCAAGCGCGGCATCATCACGCCGGAGATGGAGTTCGTCGCACTGCGCGAGGGGATGGACCCGGAATTCGTGCGCCAGGAGGTGGCCCGCGGCCGAGCGATCATTCCGGCGAACATCAACCACCCGGAGACGGAGCCGATGATCATCGGGCGGAACTTCCACGTCAAGATCAACGCCAACATCGGCAACTCCGCCGTCGCCTCGTCGATCGAAGAAGAGGTCGAAAAGATGACGTGGGCCATCCTGTGGGGCGCCGACACGGTGATGGACCTGTCGACGGGGAAGAACATCTATGAAACGCGGGAGTGGATCCTGCGCAATTCCCCCGTCCCCATCGGCACCGTGCCCATCTACGAGGCCCTCGAGAAGGTGGGCGGCAAGCCGGAGGAGCTGACGTGGGAGGTCTACCGCGACACGCTCATCGAGCAAGCCGAACAGGGCGTCGACTACTTTACCATTCACGCCGGCGTGCGCCTGGCCTACATCCCGCTTACGGCCCATCGCGTCACGGGCATCGTCTCCCGCGGCGGGTCGATCATCGCCGCCTGGTGCCTGGCCCATCACGAGGAAAACTTCCTGTACACGCACTTTGAGGAAATCTGCGAGATCTGCCGCGCCTACGACGTGGCCATCTCCCTCGGCGACGGCCTGCGCCCCGGCTCCATCGCCGACGCCAACGACGCGGCCCAGTTCGCCGAGCTCGAGACCCTCGGCGAGCTGACGAAGATCGCCTGGGAACACGACGTGCAGGTGATGATCGAAGGGCCGGGCCACGTGCCGATGCACAAGATCAAGGAGAACGTCGACCTGCAGATGAAGATCTGCCACGAGGCCCCCTTCTACACCCTGGGCCCCATCGTCACCGACATCGCCCCCGGCTACGACCACATCACCTCGGCCATCGGCGCAGCGATGATCGGCTGGTACGGCACGGCCATGCTCTGCTACGTCACGCCGAAGGAGCACCTCGGCCTGCCGAACAAGGACGACGTGAAGGAAGGCGTCATCGCCTACAAGATTGCCGCCCACGCCGCCGACGTGGCCAAGGGCCATCCGCGGGCCCAGCAGCGCGACGACGCCCTCTCCAAGGCGCGCTTCGAGTTCCGCTGGCGCGACCAGTTCAACCTCTCCCTCGACCCGATCCGGGCGCAAGAATACCACGACGAGACGCTGCCGGCCGAAGGGGCGAAGACGGCCCACTTCTGCTCGATGTGCGGGCCGAAATTCTGCAGCATGCGCATCACCCACGACCTGCGCGCCTACGCCCGGGAGAAGGGCCTCGACGAGCAGGCGGCCATCGCCGAGGGGCTGAAGGAAAAGGCGGCCGAGTTTCGCGCCCGCGGCGGAGCGATCTACCAACGAACCTAAAATGCACGCCGCACAACCGATGGGGATTCCCCTCGAAGGCGGGGGGCCTCATCGGTTTTTTCTTGACGCGATTGCTATCAAGGTGATATCATGTTATTGAATTCTTTGACAACGCTCGAGAGGAGACCACACCATGCGGGAAAAACCCTTGTCCGCCGTCAACGGCTTTGTGGGGCTGGCCATCATCCTGGCGCTTATTGGCCTCGGCGCCGGGGTCCTCGGCACCACGGGGAATGGGGTGGGCATCGTCCTGATGGCGCTCGGCCTTCTTTTGGCCAGCGGCATCGTCATGGTGCAGCCCAACGAGGCCAAGGCCGTCGTTTTCTTTGGCCGCTACCTCGGCACCATCCGTGAAAACGGCCTCCACCTTACCTACCCGCTCACCACCCGCAAGCGCGTCTCGCTGCGCATCCGCAACTTCACGAGCGCCAAGCTGAAGGTCAACGACGTGGAAGGCAACCCCATCGAGATCGCCGCCGTTATCGCCTTCCGCGTGGTCGATTCGGCCAAAGCCCTCTTTGATGTAGACGAATACGAGCGGTTCGTCGAAATCCAGAGTGAAGCGGCCATCCGCAACATCGCCAGCCGGTATCCCTACGACCTGTTTGACCAGGAGGGGATCTCGCTGCGCAGCCACACCGAGGAGGTGGCCGCCGAACTGAAGGCCGACCTGCAAGAGCGGCTGGCCGTGGCCGGCGTTGAAGTGCTCGAGGCGCGCCTGACCCACCTCGCCTACGCCGCCGAGATCGCCGGGGCCATGCTGCAGCGCCAGCAGGCCAAGGCCATCGTCGCCGCGCGGGAGAAGATCGTCGAGGGCGCCGTGGGCATGGTGCAGATGGCCCTCGAAAAGCTGGAGCGGGAGGGGATCATCGCCCTGGACGAAGAGAAAAAGGCCACCATGGTCAACAACCTGATGGTGGCCATCGTGGCGGAGCGGCCGGCCCAGCCGGTGATCCACACCGGCACCATCTATTGAGGGGTGCCTGTGGAGGCTGGCCATGGCGCCGAAAAAACCGTTCCTCCTCCGCCTCGATCCCCAGCTGTATGACGTCCTGGCGCGATGGGCCGCCGACGAGTTCCGCTCCGTCAACGGGCACATCGAGTACCTGCTGCGCGAGGCCGCGCGGCGTGCCGGTCGCTGGCCAAAAGGAGGCACAGGCTCTTCACCGGCCGGCAGGACCGCTCCCAACGCCGCCGATGGGGACGGCTAGGCGATGACGGGCTGG
The sequence above is drawn from the Calditerricola satsumensis genome and encodes:
- a CDS encoding RluA family pseudouridine synthase, which gives rise to MDGKPAKRHNKWMTFTVPADWDGRTVRTVLKEHLLLSNRMINRLTRMRGIRLNGRMPWLERPVRAGDRLAVAIRPWETPDLTPEPVPFGLVYEDEDLLVVDKPAGINVHPVRRHERGTLAHGIAYHWQQQGVEARVRPVHRLDRDTSGLLLVAKHAYAHQLLDRALREKRIRRVYLAVVHGRLAEGTGIIDAPIAREPGHPLRRRVDEHGEPAVTRYRVLAQTDDASFVEAELETGRTHQIRVHFAHLGHPLFGDRLYGGATDRIARQALHAARLAFTHPLTGAAMAFSSPLPEDLKDLVKALGLSVPDDALGLDAPANVPEPGAPT
- a CDS encoding SPFH domain-containing protein codes for the protein MREKPLSAVNGFVGLAIILALIGLGAGVLGTTGNGVGIVLMALGLLLASGIVMVQPNEAKAVVFFGRYLGTIRENGLHLTYPLTTRKRVSLRIRNFTSAKLKVNDVEGNPIEIAAVIAFRVVDSAKALFDVDEYERFVEIQSEAAIRNIASRYPYDLFDQEGISLRSHTEEVAAELKADLQERLAVAGVEVLEARLTHLAYAAEIAGAMLQRQQAKAIVAAREKIVEGAVGMVQMALEKLEREGIIALDEEKKATMVNNLMVAIVAERPAQPVIHTGTIY
- the thiC gene encoding phosphomethylpyrimidine synthase ThiC, translating into MSTRKLNLSIASYANFFPNSRKVYVQGSRPDIRVPMREITLSPTKGLGGEEENPPLRVYDTSGPYTDPSYTVDLEKGLPKLRRNWILERGDVEEIVGHKGRRVLRAKAGCAVTQMAYAKRGIITPEMEFVALREGMDPEFVRQEVARGRAIIPANINHPETEPMIIGRNFHVKINANIGNSAVASSIEEEVEKMTWAILWGADTVMDLSTGKNIYETREWILRNSPVPIGTVPIYEALEKVGGKPEELTWEVYRDTLIEQAEQGVDYFTIHAGVRLAYIPLTAHRVTGIVSRGGSIIAAWCLAHHEENFLYTHFEEICEICRAYDVAISLGDGLRPGSIADANDAAQFAELETLGELTKIAWEHDVQVMIEGPGHVPMHKIKENVDLQMKICHEAPFYTLGPIVTDIAPGYDHITSAIGAAMIGWYGTAMLCYVTPKEHLGLPNKDDVKEGVIAYKIAAHAADVAKGHPRAQQRDDALSKARFEFRWRDQFNLSLDPIRAQEYHDETLPAEGAKTAHFCSMCGPKFCSMRITHDLRAYAREKGLDEQAAIAEGLKEKAAEFRARGGAIYQRT